One genomic segment of Hordeum vulgare subsp. vulgare chromosome 2H, MorexV3_pseudomolecules_assembly, whole genome shotgun sequence includes these proteins:
- the LOC123428090 gene encoding probable receptor-like serine/threonine-protein kinase At5g57670, with product MNYLRSRSLKRLLSIGRRSNPDDDCVVEAEPPPPPPAPSKPAWRCFSYEEVDQATNGFHPDNVVGRGGYGEVYCGILADGRAVAVKRLAAAPADEKKEKDFLTELGTVGHVRHPNVSSLLGCCVDRGLHLVFDFSTRGSVSANLHDEKRPVMTWSQRHGVAVGTARGLRYLHKGCARRIIHRDIKASNILLDADYQPQISDFGLARWLPSEWTHHAIAPIEGTFGCLAPEYFTHGIVDEKTDVFAFGVFLLELISGRKPVDGSHMSLLAWAKPYLKDGVVQGLVDPRLGDAGYDAGQLRRLMFVASLCARSAAAWRPTMTEVLELLESAEISQERWQMPEEVVEEEFWDFDDLTDFEDDDDEDNYDDESDSPSIPSSACSIHAND from the exons atgaaCTACCTCAGGAGCCGGAGCCTGAAACGGCTCCTCTCCATCGGCCGCCGGAGCAACCCTGATGACGACTGCGTCGTCGAGGCCgagcccccgccgccgccaccggcgCCGAGCAAGCCCGCATGGAGGTGCTTCTCCTACGAGGAGGTTGACCAGGCCACCAACGGCTTCCACCCAG aCAACGTGGTGGGGCGTGGCGGCTACGGCGAGGTATACTGCGGGATCCTGGCGGACGGGCGCGCCGTGGCGGTGaagcggctggcggcggcgccggcggacgagaagaaggagaaggactttTTGACGGAGCTGGGCACGGTGGGCCACGTGCGCCACCCCAACGTCTCCTCCCTCCTCGGCTGCTGCGTCGACCGCGGCCTCCACCTCGTCTTCGACTTCTCCACCCGCGGCTCCGTCTCCGCCAACCTCCACG ACGAGAAGCGGCCGGTGATGACGTGGAGCCAGCGGCACGGCGTGGCGGTGGGCACCGCGCGGGGGCTCCGGTACCTCCACAAGGGCTGCGCGCGCCGGATCATCCACCGGGACATCAAGGCCTCCAACATCCTCCTCGACGCCGACTACCAGCCCCAG ATTTCCGACTTCGGGCTCGCACGGTGGCTGCCGTCGGAGTGGACGCACCACGCCATCGCGCCCATCGAGGGCACATTCGG GTGCCTGGCGCCGGAGTACTTCACGCACGGCATCGTCGACGAGAAGACGGACGTGTTCGCCTTCGGCGTCTTCCTCCTGGAGCTCATCTCCGGCCGCAAGCCCGTCGACGGCTCCCACATGAGCCTCCTCGCATGGGCCAAGCCATACCTCAAGGACGGCGTGGTGCAAGGCCTGGTGGACCCGCGGCTCGGCGACGCCGGCTACGACGCCGGCCAGCTCCGGCGGCTCATGTTCGTCGCCTCGCTCTGCGCCAGGTCCGCCGCCGCGTGGCGGCCCACCATGACCGAG GTGCTGGAGCTGCTGGAGTCGGCGGAGATATCGCAGGAACGGTGGCAGAtgccggaggaggtggtggaggaggagttctgGGACTTCGACGACCTCACCGActtcgaggacgacgacgatgaggacaactacgacgacgaatCGGATTCCCCCTCGATACCTTCGTCAGCATGCAGCATCCACGCCAATGATTGA